The following are encoded together in the Girardinichthys multiradiatus isolate DD_20200921_A chromosome X, DD_fGirMul_XY1, whole genome shotgun sequence genome:
- the LOC124863042 gene encoding RNA pseudouridylate synthase domain-containing protein 1-like, with product MSSDPASIESLHVLYQSDDYIIVDKHWDIRIDSKMWYEKQTVQMQLQHHFPLLADPSTYYGFRFCHQLDFSTSGALCVALNKAAAGRAYRCFKDRTVTKAYLALLRGWVKIEKQTLDFAIGKNAMEGKTHMMCTEGTEGCENPKPCQTELIVLEYGVYDGDPVTKVLLQPLTGRTHQLRVHCSAIGHPIVGDFTYSLGADDSPYRMMLHAYLLHIPLEPQHLLVTAGDPFVPAVDPRWVSQRSLQTLNATIESILEQRKTKEKEREVAKREEERRKKSKQPRIEEHSEEQRRACQEWLSEWAGD from the exons ATGAGTTCAGACCCAGCCAGCATTGAGAGCCTGCATGTGTTGTACCAGAGCGATGACTACATCATTGTGGACAAACACTGGGATATCCGCATAGACAGCAAGATGTGGTATGAAAAGCAGACTGTGCAGATGCAGCTTCAGCATCACTTCCCCCTTCTGGCCGACCCCAGCACATACTATGGGTTCAG GTTTTGTCACCAGTTGGATTTTTCTACTAGCGGAGCTCTTTGTGTCGCTCTGAATAAGGCTGCTGCTGGAAGGGCTTACCGCTGCTTTAAGGATCGCACTGTCACTAAAGCTTACCTAGCTTTG CTTCGTGGGTGGGTGAAAATCGAGAAGCAAACTCTGGACTTCGCCATTGGCAAGAACGCAATGGAGGGAAAAACACATATGATGTGCACTGAAGGAACTGAAG GTTGTGAGAATCCAAAGCCTTGCCAAACTGAGCTGATAGTGTTGGAGTACGGGGTGTATGACGGAGACCCCGTAACCAAGGTGCTGCTGCAGCCACTCACTG GTCGAACCCACCAGTTAAGGGTCCACTGCAGCGCCATCGGCCACCCCATCGTTGGAGACTTCACCTACAGCTTGGGAGCAGATGACTCTCCATATCGTATGATGCTGCACGCCTACCTCCTCCATATTCCCCTGGAGCCTCAGCACCTTCTCGTCACCGCCGGAGACCCCTTTGTCCCGGCAGTCGATCCCAGATGGGTCTCGCAGCGCTCACTACAGACACTAAATGCCACTATTGAGTCGATTTTGGAGCAGAGAAAGACTAAAGAGAAGGAACGAGAGGTGGCGAAaagagaggaggagaggaggaagaAAAGCAAGCAGCCAAGGATTGAGGAGCATAGCGAGGAGCAGAGGAGGGCTTGCCAGGAGTGGCTGAGTGAATGGGCCGGAGATTGA